TAGCAGTCCCTGGGAAGGATGCTCATGTTGTCCATCACCAGCATTCAGAACACTGACACGAACATCGAGACGATCCATTTCCTGGGCGATCGCCTGGGGAACACCTGCATCTTTATGGCGAATCACCATAATATCAGTACCCATTGCCAAATAGGTTTTTGCCGTATCCAAAATTGTTTCTCCCTTAGTCATGGAAGAAGTGGAGGAAGCAAAATTTAAAGTATCTGCGGAAAGACGTTTTGCTGCTAGCTCAAAACTACTACGGGTACGTGTCGATGGTTCAAAAAATAAATTAGCAATTACCTGTCCCTGAAGTGCTGGTACTTTCTTTGTTCGACGTGAAAGAACTTCCCGAAAACTCGCAGCAGTTTGTAAAACAATATTATATTCATCAGGTGTAAAGTCTGCTAGGGAAAGCACATGGTGACGATTCCAAGAAGTCGTAGGCATAAATCACTGTCAGCCTGAATATTTTCGCTGCATTATTATAATTGTTATCCCAGACACTTCCCAAGAAAAAAATATTGATTAATCTCAAATCTCAAATTATTGAATCATACTCATGCTGACAATTATTGGTTGTGGTAATCTCAACCGTTGTGATGACGCAGTTGGTGTCATTATTGCTCAACGTTTACAAAAATATCTTGCCCAACATCCCCATCCTCAGATTCAAGTTTTTGATTGTGGAACCGGAGGAATGGAAGTGATGTTTCAAGCAAGGGGAAGTAAACAATTAATCATTATTGATGCTAGTACAAGCGGTTCCGAACCGGGTGCTGTATTCAAGGTTCCTGGTAAAGAATTAGCCACTCTACCAGAACCTAGTTATAGTTTGCATGATTTTCGCTGGGATAATGCCCTAGCCGCAGGTCAGAAAATTTTTGCAGATGATTTTCCCGAAAATGTGACTGTGTATTTAATTGAAGCGGCAAATCTCAGTTTGGGGCTAGAATTAAGTCCTGCGGTCAAAAACTCTGAAGATTTTGTCTATGCAGAAATTATGACTTTAATCCAAGAGTTTCGCGGTTGTAGTTAGATTAGTGGCGATCGCGGTATACAGCAAGTTCATCTACCCGCATCTCAAATGGCATTCCCTCGCTCTCTGGGGGACAAATCCGAATCTTCGCACTGCTGACAATATCACCCAGCAAAGTCGCCATGGGAACCATTTTCCGCAGCAATTGCCAGTTAGTAAAGGGATCTGGACATTCCACCACCAAAGTTAAAGCACTACCGTCGTTCTTGACATACCAGCGACAGTTAGAAAGCAAATCTCGCAGAGTGCGATCGCAAGCACTATAAAAATATTTACCCACAGAATTTTCTAGCTGTTGCCGCAAGATAATATCTGCTGAGGTTAATTGCACCGGATGGGAATCCTCATTTTGAAAGAAATTATACTTGTTTCCCATTCTTCTTAATTACTCCTTTTACTTACAAAAGAAAATTCCGGACATTTGAGGACAGTGACAAATTTGGTGAAAAACATGCACCAAACTAATTAATCGTGCTAGAATTGGATTCCAGGTAAGACGTACCTTTTAAATGCGCTCACACAAACATTTTTCTTAGTCATTAGACATAAGAAAGTGGCATTTAGGCTTAACTGATTATTTGGCTAAATTATCAACAGCTAAGGGGACAATTTACCAGTGCTCCTGAAATAGTTCCAACTTTTATATATTCGCCATTTCTGAGCAAAATCCAGAAAATCAGCAATATTTTTAGGCAGTTATTTTACCTATATTGCTTTATGGATATAGCTATTTCAACATTCGCAAAATATTAGCATAATTTTTTCCACAGAGACACAAATTAATTATTTTTCCACATTTCTTCGATTAGTGCCTCGGCAATTATTAATAAGTATAAATGCCTGAGATTCTACACAATAGAGAAAAATCATCCCAGCAAGATAAATGCTGTATTTCCCTAGGAAAATCAAAAAGATATGCTGAAAAATCAAAATTAGCTGTATCTCTCAATACGTTTTAGATAAACAAAAATTAGAAAAGTATCGTCACCTATAAATCTGATTTTATTCCTTTTTTTTGTTAGCCAAAGCGTATTGATACATCTCTGTAATCAAAATTGAATGAGATAGTAAGGATACTGAAATGATACTCTCGATTACCAAACTCATCCTTTCGACTGATATTTTGCTATTCGCAACTAGACTTATAATAGACACAAATAATTAAAAAAAAGAATTCTCTGATACTTTTGCTTGGTAACATATGATTCTGCCGATGCTTATTGATGATTATTCTTCTTACATCAATGAGAATATTTTTCACTAGCCATATATTAATTATGTTTCTGATTCCTAGAATCTTTGTATTTCTGGGTAAATTAGCTGATGAATTAGCCCATAAATTCGACATATGAGTAATTTAGCTTGCAAATAATATTGAAAAGAATTGCCAGATAAGATATGTGCAAAACAAAAATAAATTTTAGAGTAATTTCTGTAAACAGATTCTCATAGAAATGAAAAACCCCAACCTATCAAGTAAGTTGGAGTTTTTCTATCTGAAAATACCTTAGTAAATAAGTAGAAGCGCTAAATATAACGTCTCCACTTATTCATACATTTTGCAGTTGAGATATCTAAATCTTGAAGCCTAAATGGTATTCAGCACCTAAGCAATAGCCGCTACTTGCTCTGCTGTCATTGTTTGATTTGGTTGGGTTTGACGCTCTTCCGCAAACATTGCTCTAGCTGTTTTTTGTGGTTTGGGAGCGCCATAGAAACCAGCTTCAGCTTCAATTTCATCGACTAAATCCCAAGCGGTTGCTGCTTCTTTAGAAGCTAAACCATAGGTAGCGCAGGTAGAGCGAGCATTGGAAATCGCTTTTTGCAATTCTTTTTGTAAGAATGCTAATTTTGGTTTTTCGACAAAATCACCCTTAGCAATGATATCGGTGACGGAAACAATACCCAAAAGTTCTTTTTGAATTACAGGGGCACGCCATACACCAGTGTTGGCAAAAAGTCGTGCAACATATTCTACATCTAAGTCAGGGTTAACCACAATACAAGGCTTACTCATCACTTCATAAACCTGTACATCTTTGGGATCTTTCCCACAAGCAACAACTTTGGCAGCGATATCAGTTTCAGTGACAATACCGTAAGCATCATCGGCAGTACGAGGTTCAACAATTAATGCTCGTAATCCTTTGAGTCTGAGAAGCTTGACTGCTTGATCGATAGTAGCTGAACCGCGAATAGTAGCTACATCTTGAGTCATGATATCTTTAGCTCTCATATTTTCTGCTCCTTTCTTTCCATCAGGCAATTTCTTGAAGGTAAGAAACTGCTTCTAAACTGCTGCAATTCTTCCTAAAGCTGGGACGTTTCTCAGATTTATTATCAATTCCACTTGAAGTTAAATAAACCAAGATTCGCGCTCAAAAAAATGGTTACAGAAATGAGATAGTAGACTTTTCCACACAACTATCTTGTTCCTGATAGTCTAGCTAATTTTTCGGAGCAAATTTACGCAGTATTCCAATTGAGACAGATTTGAAGATATCTTCGATTCTCCTATTTTCAGCTTTTCTATATTCAGGATTCTAGATATATAACACAACTGTAATCCTGATTTTTTGGGCTGAACTTTAGGTTTTTGGCAACAATTTAGCCTACATTTATATCTTATATCTCTTCTCGAATTCCGCAAGGGCTTATTTATAAAACTTTGCTAAATATCTATTCATATATAAATTAAAAAATAGTGAATAAATTATGGCATCTAGAGTTTTGTAGAGTATAGGCTAAATGACTATTGACCTAGAGACAAGCTAACTTATAAACCAAAAGATGGAAAATATCAGCGAGGAAAGCATTGACTATGGCTGATATCTAGGGATGGAGAAACAAACACAGAAGACGGGCTTATCAATATATGGGGAGTGCTAGGGGCAGGTTAAATTACTGATTAATAAATCAAATATAAAGTTTGTATTGATTACTATACAGTTTAATATTTTAACTATATTTCCTTGTAGTAAAAAGCGATAAAATTGAAGTATTTCCAGAATGACTGAATATTTATTCAGACCTTTTCTTGACTACAATGTGAAAAATATGCCAATATTTCTCATCTCCTAGGGCAGTTACTCCCGGATGCTTTTCTTCTTCTAGAAATTCAATATCAAACGGCTCTAACAAAGATATAATCTGTGAATATGTATGATAATTTATCGAATTACCAATAGCCCAAGAATCTTGTTCACCAAACAATTGCCCACAAAAACGACCGCCGGGGCGTAAAGAATTAACTATTTTTTGCCAAAGAATAGGGAAAGATTGGGGTAGACAAAAAGGTAAGGAAAAACTAGCATTAATTAAATCGATATTCTGTGGTAAATTTAAATCCTCAAATTTGACAATCTGGGTTTCTAAATGTGCTAAATTGACTTGAGGACGATTCGTTAAACGCTGAATAGCTTCTGGCTCGGCATCAATTGCTAAAACTTGCCAGCCTTGATTGAGAATTTCGATTGTATCTCTACCATCTCCACAGCCCAAATCCACTGCAAAACTGTGATTAAAATGATTATTCTCTTGTTGAAATTTGGCGATCGCCGCTTCGGCGGAGCGTAGCTCTATCGCGGTTAATAAAGTTTGTCGTGGTGGACGATCTGCTACTGCATTATAATATGCAGACCAATCACGCTGTAAGGTATTTTTTTGAGATGGAGATGTATCTGGCATATAGCAAGAACATGGAAGCTAAGTATATATTTTGACAAATTATCTAAGTACAAAGATAGGGAGACTGTGTAAGTTATATCTAAGCTTTAGATATCAGAATTACGGCAGCGATCGCCACTCTTATCCTAATCACAAATTTCATAGTAAAATCTGAACAAAAGCTGAAGAATTTTCGTGATAATTGTTACATTCTGATAGGATTATTGGAGTGAGAATTATCTACCAAAATTTATAGATATGCAAATTAGCGCTCGGAACACAATCAAAGCAACTGTCAAAAAAATAATTCCTGGGGTGGTGAGTACGGAAGTAACCTTAGAAATTGCTCCAGGAGTAGAAGTGACTTCTTTAATTACTAAGTCTTCAGGAGAAAAGTTACATCTCACTGTGGGAAAACAAGCTTACATAGTGATTAAAGCCACTGATGTGATGGTAGCCGTTGACTAAATAGCAGCAATAAAAAAAGCGACTTGTAATATCACAGGTCGCCAAATATTTTACACTTAAACATAGAAATAATTCTCTTCTAAATAATTATTTAAGTTATAATTCTCCCTCATTTATACAACACGAAGGGGGAGTGATACCCATATCCATATCTATAAAACATCCCCAAATGGAATTGCGCTAGGGAAGATACAGATACATAAGATTGATTACGGATTCACCGATCGCTTTACCCCAAAACTAGGGGCAATTCTCTCATTGATTATGGTTATAATTGCATCAGTGATGATGTTGAAAGCTGGAGAGGGAGACGTTGCGACTTAGTTTAGTAGCATTTTTCCTATTTTACTTTTCCTTTGGTTAGCGATCACCCCCACAGCCACTTTAATTCTGTTCCCTCCCCAAGACTACGCCAAAAATTACGGCATCGTTTTCACAGCTTTTGGTGTTGGTGCTTTAGGTGGAACCTTGCTTGCTGGCAGAATCAGAGATATCTTCGGCAGTTATACAACTTTCTTTTACCCCACTGCTGTGATGGCAACTCTTGGCATTATCCTTGCTGTATTCTCCCTCAAGCGTGTATTTTCTAACTCAGTCGTCCCAGAGTAGTTGAAAAACGCCTCGTCAATCCGCAATTCGCTATGGATTGCGGAGTATTATTTTAATTTTTTAACCTAAATTTCACACTTC
The Calothrix sp. 336/3 DNA segment above includes these coding regions:
- a CDS encoding hydrogenase maturation protease; the protein is MLTIIGCGNLNRCDDAVGVIIAQRLQKYLAQHPHPQIQVFDCGTGGMEVMFQARGSKQLIIIDASTSGSEPGAVFKVPGKELATLPEPSYSLHDFRWDNALAAGQKIFADDFPENVTVYLIEAANLSLGLELSPAVKNSEDFVYAEIMTLIQEFRGCS
- a CDS encoding trans-aconitate 2-methyltransferase, which produces MPDTSPSQKNTLQRDWSAYYNAVADRPPRQTLLTAIELRSAEAAIAKFQQENNHFNHSFAVDLGCGDGRDTIEILNQGWQVLAIDAEPEAIQRLTNRPQVNLAHLETQIVKFEDLNLPQNIDLINASFSLPFCLPQSFPILWQKIVNSLRPGGRFCGQLFGEQDSWAIGNSINYHTYSQIISLLEPFDIEFLEEEKHPGVTALGDEKYWHIFHIVVKKRSE
- a CDS encoding CBS domain-containing protein, whose amino-acid sequence is MRAKDIMTQDVATIRGSATIDQAVKLLRLKGLRALIVEPRTADDAYGIVTETDIAAKVVACGKDPKDVQVYEVMSKPCIVVNPDLDVEYVARLFANTGVWRAPVIQKELLGIVSVTDIIAKGDFVEKPKLAFLQKELQKAISNARSTCATYGLASKEAATAWDLVDEIEAEAGFYGAPKPQKTARAMFAEERQTQPNQTMTAEQVAAIA
- a CDS encoding molybdopterin-binding protein gives rise to the protein MQISARNTIKATVKKIIPGVVSTEVTLEIAPGVEVTSLITKSSGEKLHLTVGKQAYIVIKATDVMVAVD